From Homoserinimonas aerilata, a single genomic window includes:
- a CDS encoding dipeptide ABC transporter ATP-binding protein produces the protein MSIIQTDATAQDAAGPDLAAAIDELPGFRPRLRVRNLSVAFDSDTGPRPIVKDVSFDLQPGQCVALVGESGSGKSVTARTLVGLTGRGARVSADELTLHDHDVRALSARQWRGIRGKEVGFILQDALVSLDPLRPVGKEIEEALTLHGWGDRASRREKVVELLTAVGVPSPHNRARQRPDQLSGGLRQRALIASAIALDPEIVIADEPTTALDVTVQAQVLQLLEQMKQRGVSIVLISHDLSVVAHLADHILVMSGGEVVEQGPAQQILNAPEHPYTKRLISAVPGADTRGRRLAPEPRIRPTHTPEHIGDRPASTGPLLEARNLVKRFTTPDGTTTTAVDNVSFALHRGETLGIVGESGSGKSTTARIAVALEAADSGDVTLLGEDWLRIPETRRRRLRGAISVVYQDPLSSFDPRWNTERILLDSVPHAHHPTAAQKRERVHALIEQVGLTPAILGRFPQQLSGGQRQRIAIARALAPSPSVIVLDEAVSALDVSIQAQILDLLVDLQREFGLSYLFISHDLGVISHMSDRVLVMKDGRVVESGAAGSVFASPQHPYTQQLLSALPTLSAPPILTATTEGRP, from the coding sequence ATGAGCATCATCCAGACGGATGCCACGGCCCAGGATGCCGCAGGCCCCGACCTCGCCGCCGCGATCGACGAGCTGCCCGGGTTCCGGCCGCGCCTGCGCGTGCGCAACCTGTCAGTGGCATTCGACAGCGACACCGGACCGCGCCCCATCGTGAAGGACGTCTCCTTCGACCTGCAGCCGGGCCAGTGCGTCGCCCTCGTCGGCGAATCAGGTTCGGGCAAATCGGTGACGGCCCGCACCCTCGTCGGGCTCACCGGCCGCGGCGCCCGGGTGAGCGCAGATGAGCTCACGCTGCACGACCACGATGTGCGTGCGCTGTCGGCACGGCAGTGGCGCGGCATCCGGGGTAAAGAGGTCGGCTTCATACTGCAGGATGCCCTCGTCTCGCTCGATCCGCTGCGCCCGGTCGGCAAAGAGATAGAGGAGGCGCTCACGCTGCACGGCTGGGGCGACCGCGCCTCCCGCCGCGAGAAGGTCGTCGAGCTGCTCACCGCCGTGGGCGTGCCGTCGCCGCACAACCGCGCGCGCCAACGCCCCGACCAGCTCTCGGGCGGCCTGCGCCAGCGCGCCCTCATCGCCTCGGCCATCGCGCTCGACCCCGAGATCGTGATCGCCGACGAGCCGACGACCGCGCTCGACGTGACCGTGCAGGCGCAGGTGCTGCAGCTGCTCGAGCAGATGAAGCAGCGCGGCGTCTCCATCGTGCTCATCAGCCACGACCTCTCCGTCGTGGCGCACCTCGCCGACCACATCCTCGTCATGAGCGGCGGCGAAGTCGTCGAGCAGGGGCCGGCCCAGCAGATCCTGAACGCGCCGGAGCATCCGTACACGAAGCGGCTCATCAGCGCCGTGCCGGGCGCGGACACGCGCGGCCGACGGCTCGCACCGGAACCGCGCATCCGCCCCACGCACACGCCGGAACACATCGGCGACCGGCCCGCCTCCACCGGGCCACTGCTCGAGGCGCGCAACCTGGTGAAGCGCTTCACCACCCCCGACGGCACCACGACGACCGCCGTCGACAACGTCTCCTTCGCCCTGCACCGCGGCGAGACGCTCGGCATCGTGGGCGAATCCGGCTCAGGCAAGAGCACGACCGCGCGCATCGCCGTCGCCCTCGAAGCCGCCGACTCCGGAGACGTGACACTGCTCGGCGAAGACTGGCTGCGCATCCCCGAGACCCGGCGGCGGCGACTGCGGGGCGCGATCTCCGTCGTCTACCAAGACCCGCTGAGCTCCTTCGACCCGCGCTGGAACACCGAACGCATCCTGCTCGACAGCGTGCCGCACGCACACCACCCGACGGCGGCGCAGAAACGCGAACGTGTGCACGCCCTCATCGAACAGGTCGGGCTCACCCCCGCCATCCTCGGGCGGTTCCCGCAGCAGCTCTCCGGCGGGCAGCGGCAGCGCATCGCCATCGCCAGGGCGCTCGCCCCCTCCCCCTCCGTCATCGTGCTCGACGAAGCCGTCTCGGCTCTCGACGTCTCCATCCAGGCTCAGATCCTCGACCTGCTCGTCGACCTGCAACGCGAATTCGGGCTCAGCTACCTCTTCATCTCGCACGACCTCGGCGTCATCAGCCACATGAGCGACCGCGTGCTCGTCATGAAGGACGGCCGCGTGGTCGAGAGCGGGGCCGCCGGGTCTGTTTTTGCCAGCCCACAGCATCCGTACACGCAGCAGCTCCTCAGCGCCCTGCCCACCCTGAGTGCCCCGCCCATCCTCACCGCCACCACAGAAGGAAGACCATGA
- a CDS encoding ABC transporter permease: MTRTSFSENHTSFGEGEPDASAPVDQETAAPPRGRAALRLVAGRVMSAALVLFGAATAAFFAQASLPGDRATVILNIRAGQAIRRTADELAPINAEYHLHDPLIVQYLNYLKGLVVGDLGTSYQQHRPVFAIIGEQLGATIVLTLTAIVFAWIIMVVWVTLTAGRGPAVRAVGSFFDTVAAGLPHYWLGIILLLVFALSLGWFPVIGGTGAVGLVLPALTLAIPLAGFLGQATRTEFERALDAPFVLSAHMRGMTDLGIRLRHVLRHAALPGITLSGWALGATISGAVVVEAVFARPGIGQVLVTAVSSQDMPVVIGIVMLIAAFYVLANLLVDVAYALVDPRLRGAS, translated from the coding sequence ATGACGCGTACTTCGTTCAGTGAGAACCACACGTCATTCGGCGAGGGCGAGCCGGATGCCTCGGCGCCGGTCGATCAGGAGACCGCGGCACCCCCGCGGGGCCGGGCTGCGCTGCGGCTCGTAGCGGGCAGGGTGATGAGCGCCGCCCTCGTGCTGTTCGGTGCGGCCACTGCGGCCTTCTTCGCCCAGGCCTCGCTGCCGGGCGACCGCGCGACGGTGATTCTGAACATCCGGGCGGGCCAGGCGATCCGGCGCACCGCAGACGAGCTCGCGCCCATCAATGCCGAATACCACCTGCACGACCCGCTGATCGTGCAGTACCTGAACTATCTGAAGGGGCTCGTGGTCGGCGACCTGGGCACCTCGTACCAGCAGCACAGGCCGGTGTTCGCGATCATCGGTGAGCAGCTGGGCGCGACGATCGTGCTCACGCTCACGGCCATCGTGTTCGCCTGGATCATCATGGTCGTCTGGGTCACCCTCACGGCCGGGCGGGGCCCCGCGGTGCGCGCCGTCGGGAGCTTCTTCGACACGGTCGCCGCCGGCCTTCCGCACTACTGGCTCGGCATCATCCTGCTGCTCGTGTTCGCACTGTCGCTGGGGTGGTTCCCCGTGATCGGCGGCACCGGGGCCGTGGGGCTCGTGCTGCCCGCGCTGACGCTGGCCATCCCGCTGGCCGGCTTCCTCGGCCAGGCCACGCGCACCGAGTTCGAACGCGCACTCGACGCGCCCTTCGTGCTGAGCGCGCACATGCGCGGCATGACCGACCTGGGGATCCGGCTGCGACATGTGCTGAGGCACGCCGCACTGCCCGGCATCACCCTCTCCGGCTGGGCGCTCGGCGCCACCATCTCGGGTGCCGTCGTCGTCGAGGCCGTGTTCGCGCGGCCCGGCATCGGCCAGGTGCTGGTCACCGCGGTGAGCAGCCAGGACATGCCCGTCGTGATCGGCATCGTCATGCTCATCGCCGCCTTCTACGTGCTCGCGAACCTGCTCGTCGACGTGGCCTACGCGCTCGTCGACCCGCGCCTGAGGGGGGCGTCATGA
- a CDS encoding ABC transporter permease, with the protein MTTTTAATARPTASARLRRTPWDLYAALAATVLFALAALWPQLLASQGPFSMDLANTLQPPTGAHWFGTDEAGRDLFSRVVHGTSASLGIGIGAAAVSLGFAVLLGTLAALGNRVTAAAVGWLLEVAFAFPALLLSLLLIAVLGPSILTLILAVGIGTAPGYARMVRGQILSAKGSPYVEAAVALGHSRARILRQHILPNSLRPLVAVFALSIGQSIVWASSLSFLGLGIAPPAAEWGALLDAGRGYVTVAGWLTVIPGLVIVVLALTTTTLGRHLQTFLEKGEKR; encoded by the coding sequence ATGACCACGACCACCGCCGCGACGGCGCGACCCACGGCATCCGCCCGCCTGCGCCGCACGCCGTGGGACCTCTACGCGGCCCTCGCCGCGACCGTGCTGTTCGCGCTCGCCGCGCTCTGGCCGCAGCTGTTGGCGAGCCAGGGGCCATTCAGCATGGATCTCGCGAACACGCTGCAGCCGCCGACGGGCGCGCACTGGTTCGGAACCGACGAGGCCGGCCGCGACCTCTTCTCTCGTGTCGTGCACGGGACATCCGCATCGCTCGGCATCGGCATCGGCGCCGCCGCGGTGAGCCTCGGCTTCGCGGTGCTGCTCGGCACGCTCGCCGCGCTCGGCAACCGTGTGACCGCGGCGGCCGTGGGCTGGCTGCTCGAGGTGGCGTTCGCGTTCCCCGCGCTGCTGCTGTCGCTGCTGCTGATCGCGGTGCTGGGGCCGTCGATCCTCACGCTGATCCTCGCGGTCGGCATCGGAACCGCGCCCGGCTACGCGCGCATGGTGCGCGGCCAGATCCTCAGCGCCAAGGGCTCGCCCTACGTCGAGGCGGCCGTCGCGCTCGGCCACTCCCGGGCGCGCATCCTGCGCCAGCACATCCTGCCGAACTCGCTGCGACCACTCGTGGCGGTGTTCGCGCTCTCGATCGGCCAGTCGATCGTGTGGGCGTCGAGCCTGTCGTTCCTGGGTCTCGGCATCGCGCCGCCCGCAGCCGAATGGGGCGCGCTGCTCGACGCGGGCCGCGGCTACGTCACGGTCGCCGGCTGGCTCACCGTCATCCCCGGCCTCGTGATCGTGGTGCTCGCCCTGACCACGACAACCCTCGGCCGCCACCTGCAGACGTTCCTCGAGAAAGGGGAGAAGCGATGA